The sequence below is a genomic window from Rhodococcus sp. 4CII.
AGAAGGCAGGCAGCGAGCACGGGATCTCGGTGGTCTCGGAACTGGTCGCGCCGACATCGGTCGACGTCACACCCACGATGCTCAAGCTCGCCGCGCAGCAGCCGGACGCACTGTTCCTCGCCGGAGCCGGGCCGATCACCGGCGTCTACCTCTCGAGTGCCCGGACCGCGGGATGGGACAAGCCCATCTTCGGCAGCAGTGAGACCTGCGCAACCGACTTCGCCACCATCGCCCAACCGGAGCAGTGGGCGAACGTCCAACTCCACTGCTACGCCTTCGCGGTCGAGGGGCAGCCGAGTGCGCAGAGCGACACGTTCGCCGCCTTCCGCCAGGCGCTGGGCAACCACACCGACCAGCCGATCGGCGTGAGCCTCGTGACCCCGGGGTTCACGTACAACGATCTGATCCTCGCGTGGGGTGCATACGAGGCCAGCGAGAGCAACGAGGCCGCGGATCTCGCGGACGCACTCGAAAGCGGCCGGGTTCCGGCCGAGATCCGGGAGAAGTACATCGGGCCCGTGGACTGGGACTTCAGCGCGGACGACCACACCATGACCTGGGGCGCCGACGAACTCGTATTCGTCCACGCGGGCCCGACGGTCGACGGAATGCTCGTTCCCGATGCCGACTAGCGAGGTACGACCCGATCGGGAGATTGCCGGGAGGACCGAATCGCCGATCCTCCCGGCACCGGTCTTCGACCGGCTCATCACCGAGATGCGACGCTTCCAGGACCTGCTCGCCGGCGCGGCCCTCCCGGTCGCCGAAGCGGAACAGCTGACGACCCTGCTCGTCACGGGTGCGTCTTCGCTCGCGGAGCATCAGGTGCCCGACGTCCATCGCGACTTCTCGCACCGCCGCGACGTGCCGAGCCGCGGCCAATCGATGACTCCGTGGTTCGAGGTGGTCGAACGGGATCACGACAGCGTGGTCGCCCAAGTGCGGTTCGGTCGGTTCTTCAACGGTGTGGGCGGTGTGGCACACGGCGGCGCGATCCCGCTGATCTTCGACGACGTGCTCGGCTCACTCGCGTCGTGGGAACGCTCGAGTTCGCGCACGGCCTATCTCAACGTGTCGTACCTTTCGGTCACACCGCTCGACACGCCCCTGATACTCGAGGCCGTGTTCGAGCGGGAAGAGGGGCGCAAGCGCTTCCTCCGGGGCACGTTGCGGAACGGGGACACAGTGTGCGCGCAGGCAGAGTCGTTGTTCGTCGCGACCACGATCTGACGAAACGCACGTCCTGCAGATCCGGCACCCCTTCCGTAATCCTTTGTTACGCAACTACGAAGTCGCCCGGTGCGCGAAAATTCCGTGTTCCGCACGTTGACATCTGCACCTCCGGTCGTGTGTAGTGGGTCACACCACGATTTTGAGTCGATAATTCTCGTAATTGGATATCGGCCGGGGGTGGCTCGTCTCCAGCTCCTTCCCGTCGATCCGTTCCCAAGATGTCAGCAGGCGTAAACATGCTGGGCCGCAGTTTCATTGGAATCCTGGAAGGAACGTCATGAATTTGTGGAGGAAGCTGGCCCCGATCGCCGGAGCCTCGCTGATCGCCCTGGTCGCCGGATGTGGCCAGGTCGAGGAACCGGCGAGCGCGGTGACCGGGGACCCGATTCGCATCGGATTCGTGTGTAGCTGCTCCGGGGCGCAGTCGCATGCGCTCGGCCGGATGGCGGACATCGCAGAGGCATGGGCCAAATCGGTG
It includes:
- a CDS encoding ABC transporter substrate-binding protein translates to MNHTSTRRWLTGLAGLSCTALVLTGCSAGASAGNDGSAFHVLALAPLSGPLSSLGSLQVAGLEAAADIINDKGGIDGRNVVVDAEDNAGDAATGVERLQTYLTDDGRPDMLMPGLTSQEVMAVLPLATANQILTIHVGGATDANDPEKFPYAFGSGTTFMEVNARVIEHFQAEGYHKIAYIGADTTSARLSLAAMEKAGSEHGISVVSELVAPTSVDVTPTMLKLAAQQPDALFLAGAGPITGVYLSSARTAGWDKPIFGSSETCATDFATIAQPEQWANVQLHCYAFAVEGQPSAQSDTFAAFRQALGNHTDQPIGVSLVTPGFTYNDLILAWGAYEASESNEAADLADALESGRVPAEIREKYIGPVDWDFSADDHTMTWGADELVFVHAGPTVDGMLVPDAD
- a CDS encoding PaaI family thioesterase, which produces MPTSEVRPDREIAGRTESPILPAPVFDRLITEMRRFQDLLAGAALPVAEAEQLTTLLVTGASSLAEHQVPDVHRDFSHRRDVPSRGQSMTPWFEVVERDHDSVVAQVRFGRFFNGVGGVAHGGAIPLIFDDVLGSLASWERSSSRTAYLNVSYLSVTPLDTPLILEAVFEREEGRKRFLRGTLRNGDTVCAQAESLFVATTI